One window of the Verrucomicrobiales bacterium genome contains the following:
- a CDS encoding ATP-dependent helicase, with the protein MSSSRANRQDTAADRELYDCLNATPPRSFLMIAGAGSGKTTSLIKGLMEILAKHGGRMKQRRQKVACITYTEVAAGEIWADVGQNPLAHVSTIHSFLWVLVRAFQSDIHAWVTNRIDERLTELRETARNYGPRVQRRTRDKNQRDILRYEQQQARIGKIRSFTYGTGSDYVKGILGHDDIINMVPDIITARPLMRRLVAQQFPFLFVDESQDTTEKVVTALKAVDREQGVGFCLGFFGDPMQRIYMTGIGDVSAETGWSIIKKPENFRCPTSVLRVANAIRRDGDGLIQTRGRTATVEGADQTVPGSAHLFILPADDRRDERLRQVRAWAAREHSDPAWQAGESVDAVKLLVIVHRMAAKRLGFGDLYAALNDKAPDKFKNGFLDGTAWPIRPFFNFVMPLVNAANNGREFEVMQLLRTRSPLMDPQNLGGVNMVGRLAELRRITQALQDMLKPGATATVANALLLLRDSQILLLDPRVLSYLESSQQNEVKTDDTADEPANDDDGAELTREVASMGAFLRCPASQFCGFYCYVNDASPFSTQQGVKGAEFERVLVVLDDDEGTHVQFSYDKYLGIKPLSERDEDNRREGKETAIERTRRLFYVCCTRATKDLVVVLFTEDIETARQRLLSRAIFPESSIHLEDGLPNASDGGSQLASTPV; encoded by the coding sequence ATGAGCAGCAGTCGCGCCAACCGACAGGATACCGCAGCGGACCGTGAGCTTTACGACTGCCTTAATGCAACGCCTCCACGCAGCTTTCTTATGATCGCAGGCGCTGGGTCGGGCAAAACGACTTCCTTGATTAAGGGACTCATGGAGATTCTGGCCAAGCATGGCGGAAGAATGAAGCAACGCCGCCAGAAGGTCGCCTGCATCACATATACTGAGGTTGCTGCTGGAGAGATATGGGCGGACGTTGGACAAAACCCCCTGGCTCACGTTTCAACAATTCACAGCTTCCTTTGGGTTCTGGTACGTGCCTTTCAGTCGGATATCCACGCTTGGGTGACAAACCGGATTGACGAGAGGCTCACGGAACTGAGGGAAACTGCTCGAAACTACGGGCCGCGAGTCCAGAGACGCACGCGCGACAAGAATCAGCGCGATATTCTCCGTTATGAGCAGCAGCAGGCACGTATTGGTAAAATCCGATCCTTCACCTATGGGACCGGTAGTGATTACGTCAAAGGAATCTTGGGGCACGACGATATCATCAACATGGTGCCGGATATCATCACTGCACGCCCTCTCATGAGGCGTCTTGTGGCACAACAGTTTCCATTCCTCTTCGTCGATGAGAGTCAAGATACCACCGAGAAGGTCGTGACGGCTTTGAAGGCAGTAGACCGCGAGCAGGGAGTTGGTTTCTGCCTGGGCTTCTTTGGTGACCCAATGCAGCGAATTTACATGACAGGCATCGGGGACGTTTCTGCAGAAACGGGATGGAGCATCATCAAAAAGCCTGAGAATTTCCGCTGTCCAACCTCAGTGCTCCGCGTGGCCAATGCGATCAGGCGAGACGGCGACGGTTTGATTCAAACTCGGGGACGGACGGCTACCGTCGAGGGTGCTGACCAAACGGTGCCAGGTAGCGCACATCTCTTTATTCTTCCGGCTGATGACAGACGCGACGAACGATTGAGGCAGGTCCGCGCGTGGGCCGCTCGGGAGCATTCGGATCCCGCATGGCAAGCTGGTGAAAGCGTCGACGCGGTTAAGCTTCTAGTCATCGTTCACCGCATGGCCGCCAAGCGCCTCGGCTTCGGCGATTTGTATGCGGCCCTGAATGACAAAGCGCCGGACAAATTCAAAAACGGCTTTCTGGATGGCACCGCATGGCCCATTCGCCCATTTTTTAACTTCGTTATGCCCCTTGTGAACGCTGCCAATAATGGGCGCGAATTTGAGGTGATGCAACTTCTGCGCACGAGATCTCCGTTGATGGACCCTCAGAACCTCGGCGGAGTTAATATGGTTGGACGCCTGGCAGAACTGCGGCGGATCACACAGGCGCTGCAAGACATGCTGAAACCCGGAGCGACGGCAACGGTCGCCAATGCCCTTCTGCTTCTCCGTGATTCTCAAATCCTGTTGTTGGACCCCCGAGTTCTTTCGTACCTCGAGTCTTCCCAACAAAACGAAGTTAAAACGGATGACACTGCTGACGAGCCCGCGAACGACGATGACGGTGCAGAATTGACCAGAGAAGTCGCGTCGATGGGCGCGTTCCTTCGCTGCCCAGCATCACAATTCTGCGGGTTCTACTGTTATGTCAATGATGCTTCACCTTTCTCCACGCAACAAGGCGTCAAAGGCGCAGAATTCGAACGAGTTCTCGTGGTTCTGGACGACGACGAAGGAACTCATGTGCAGTTTTCCTACGACAAATATCTTGGCATTAAGCCGCTGTCAGAACGAGACGAAGACAACAGACGAGAGGGCAAGGAGACCGCAATTGAAAGAACGAGACGCCTTTTTTACGTTTGTTGCACCCGCGCAACGAAAGACTTGGTTGTTGTGTTGTTTACCGAGGACATTGAAACCGCCCGTCAGCGGCTGCTATCGCGCGCGATTTTTCCCGAATCATCCATCCATTTGGAAGATGGGCTCCCTAATGCCAGTGACGGCGGAAGCCAACTGGCCTCAACCCCGGTTTAG